A window of Longispora fulva contains these coding sequences:
- a CDS encoding leucyl aminopeptidase, whose translation MTTLALADTDPAELPVDAIVVGVYSDADPAAAPLLAQGAEGVDAAFDGKLAATLALLGATGAVGEVTKLASLGATTAPVVAAVGLGTAGPAPAETLRRAAGSAVRALTGTAKVALALPGLSGEDGGLRAVAEGALLGAYRFAGYKSKPAPKAPVSTVTVLVTDAADKEAKAEIKRAAVIADAVTLCRDFVNTAPNELRPPSFADLASAAAKKAGLEVEVLDEKALRKGGYGGILAVGDGSEAKPRLVRITYKHKSAKKKVALVGKGITFDTGGVSIKPAAGMWEMKSDMGGAAAVIAAMIAIAALKPKVDVVAYAPMAENMPSGTAYRPGDIVTMYGGTKVEVLNTDAEGRMILGDAIARACEDEPNYLLETSTLTGGQVVSLGKRVHGLMGDAELCARVQAAGDRVGEQGWTMPLPDDIKKNMESDIADILQVSAGMDRGGHMLQGGIFLSAFVTEGVEFAHIDVAGPSYHSGEPYGYIAKGGTGVPVRTLIEAVEDIARNG comes from the coding sequence GTGACCACGCTCGCCCTCGCCGACACCGACCCGGCAGAACTTCCCGTCGACGCGATCGTCGTCGGTGTGTACAGCGACGCGGATCCCGCGGCTGCTCCCCTCCTGGCCCAGGGCGCCGAGGGCGTCGACGCCGCCTTCGACGGCAAGCTGGCCGCCACCCTCGCCCTGCTGGGCGCGACCGGCGCGGTCGGCGAGGTCACCAAGCTCGCCTCGCTCGGCGCGACCACCGCGCCCGTCGTCGCCGCCGTCGGCCTCGGCACCGCCGGCCCGGCCCCGGCCGAGACCCTGCGGCGGGCCGCCGGCTCGGCCGTGCGGGCCCTGACGGGTACCGCGAAGGTCGCGCTCGCCCTGCCCGGCCTGTCCGGGGAGGACGGCGGGCTGCGCGCGGTCGCGGAGGGCGCGCTGCTCGGCGCGTACCGGTTCGCCGGGTACAAGTCGAAGCCGGCCCCCAAGGCTCCGGTGTCGACGGTCACGGTGCTGGTCACCGACGCCGCCGACAAGGAGGCCAAGGCCGAGATCAAGCGGGCCGCGGTCATCGCCGACGCCGTCACGCTGTGCCGTGACTTCGTGAACACCGCCCCGAACGAGCTGCGCCCGCCGTCGTTCGCCGACCTGGCGTCCGCCGCGGCGAAGAAGGCCGGCCTCGAGGTCGAGGTCCTCGACGAGAAGGCACTGCGCAAGGGCGGCTACGGCGGCATCCTCGCGGTCGGCGACGGCTCGGAGGCCAAGCCCCGCCTGGTCCGGATCACCTACAAGCACAAGTCGGCCAAGAAGAAGGTCGCCCTCGTCGGCAAGGGCATCACCTTCGACACCGGCGGCGTGTCCATCAAGCCGGCCGCCGGCATGTGGGAGATGAAGAGCGACATGGGCGGGGCGGCCGCCGTGATCGCCGCGATGATCGCGATCGCCGCGCTCAAGCCCAAGGTCGACGTCGTGGCGTACGCGCCGATGGCGGAGAACATGCCGTCGGGAACCGCGTACCGGCCGGGCGACATCGTCACCATGTACGGCGGCACGAAGGTCGAGGTGCTCAACACCGACGCCGAGGGCCGGATGATCCTGGGCGACGCCATCGCGCGGGCCTGCGAGGACGAGCCCAACTACCTGCTGGAGACCTCCACCCTCACCGGTGGCCAGGTCGTGTCGCTCGGCAAGCGGGTGCACGGGCTGATGGGTGACGCCGAGCTGTGCGCGCGGGTCCAGGCGGCCGGTGACCGGGTCGGCGAGCAGGGCTGGACGATGCCGCTGCCGGACGACATCAAGAAGAACATGGAGTCCGACATCGCCGACATCCTCCAGGTTTCGGCGGGTATGGACCGGGGCGGCCACATGCTGCAGGGCGGGATCTTCCTGTCGGCGTTCGTCACCGAGGGCGTCG